A genomic window from Bacillus mesophilus includes:
- a CDS encoding CBO0543 family protein produces the protein MHIILTLISIIAVWVRKDYKKWWEFYPTMQYIALGNLTYNFLCASHWLWRLSPDIKWFNHSILEMAYTFIVFPFTSLMFLSRYPENQGTFRVLRHYLFWIGLYVGVEYILRLQGSIIYKFGWSLMWSAIFDCLMFPFLRLHYKKPLLTLLFSIPITIFWLWLFDIPVHIPIEKR, from the coding sequence ATGCATATCATTCTTACACTTATTAGCATCATAGCCGTTTGGGTAAGAAAGGACTATAAGAAATGGTGGGAGTTCTATCCAACGATGCAATATATTGCACTCGGCAATTTAACATATAATTTTTTATGTGCATCTCATTGGCTATGGAGACTCTCTCCTGATATAAAATGGTTTAATCATTCGATATTAGAAATGGCGTACACGTTTATTGTGTTTCCATTTACTTCACTAATGTTTTTATCTCGATATCCTGAAAATCAGGGCACCTTTAGAGTTCTTCGTCATTATTTGTTTTGGATTGGACTATACGTTGGAGTAGAGTATATTCTACGACTACAAGGTAGCATTATTTATAAATTTGGATGGTCATTAATGTGGAGTGCTATTTTTGATTGTCTGATGTTTCCCTTTCTCCGTCTTCATTATAAAAAACCACTTTTAACACTACTATTTAGTATTCCAATTACAATATTTTGGTTGTGGTTATTTGATATTCCAGTCCATATACCAATAGAAAAAAGATGA
- a CDS encoding iron-siderophore ABC transporter substrate-binding protein, whose translation MKAKLITLLMAILMVVMVGCSTEEASPEETENKSTNTETTDTEETNTEYPIVIKHAFGETVLEEKPERVATIAWSNHDVALALGVVPVGFSAANYGVQDGSGMLPWTAEKINELGEDSPNIYQDTDGLDFEAIADSNPDVILAAYSGITQEEYDTLSEIAPVIAYQTTPWVASWREQVTFNSMGMGMEEEGKQLIADTEKLIEEKASAFPDLAGKKAAFVSINAADLSKFYIYSPADPRGGFLTDELGMVYPESISSQFTDGSFFLEVSAENSDMLNDADIFVTYGNAETLATLQADPIYGKIPAVERGSVVVIEDNTPLAAAGTPSPLSIEATLDEYLNLLSEAVNKVK comes from the coding sequence ATGAAAGCAAAATTAATAACACTGCTAATGGCTATACTTATGGTTGTAATGGTTGGGTGCTCCACTGAGGAAGCAAGTCCAGAAGAAACAGAGAACAAGTCTACTAACACGGAAACAACGGACACAGAAGAAACAAACACTGAATATCCGATTGTGATTAAGCATGCATTCGGCGAAACAGTTCTTGAAGAAAAGCCAGAACGCGTTGCTACGATTGCATGGTCTAACCATGACGTTGCTCTAGCTCTTGGTGTTGTACCTGTAGGGTTCTCAGCTGCAAACTATGGTGTTCAAGACGGTAGCGGAATGTTACCTTGGACGGCAGAAAAGATTAACGAACTAGGTGAAGATAGCCCAAATATCTATCAGGATACGGACGGTTTAGATTTTGAAGCAATCGCTGATTCTAATCCAGATGTTATTCTTGCAGCATACTCAGGTATTACTCAAGAAGAATATGACACATTAAGTGAAATCGCTCCAGTTATTGCTTATCAAACGACTCCTTGGGTTGCTTCATGGCGTGAACAAGTTACATTCAACTCAATGGGTATGGGAATGGAAGAAGAAGGTAAGCAACTTATTGCAGATACAGAAAAGTTAATTGAAGAGAAGGCAAGTGCATTTCCTGACCTTGCAGGTAAAAAAGCTGCATTCGTAAGCATCAATGCTGCTGATCTATCTAAGTTTTACATTTACTCACCGGCAGACCCACGTGGTGGATTCCTTACTGATGAATTAGGAATGGTTTACCCTGAAAGCATTTCAAGTCAATTTACTGATGGAAGCTTCTTCTTAGAAGTAAGTGCTGAGAATTCTGACATGCTAAACGATGCTGATATTTTCGTAACTTATGGAAATGCAGAAACACTAGCAACTCTACAAGCTGACCCAATTTACGGAAAGATTCCAGCTGTAGAAAGAGGATCTGTTGTTGTGATTGAAGATAATACACCACTTGCAGCAGCGGGAACTCCAAGCCCACTTTCTATTGAAGCGACACTTGATGAGTACTTAAACCTGCTCTCAGAAGCTGTTAACAAAGTGAAGTAA
- a CDS encoding CBO0543 family protein, producing MQKKLLFLFLGIAFILLPFAFKRERLKEWLLVFFLKGYVSSFIGKLVVKNKHISYPIRFMPKYFNSSILFEYLLFPLLCVFYNRTSLQSKPVSIILQSLLYSTPMTIIEVLLERYTDLIKYKRKWNWVITYVTLVITFLAVRMFMYVTRKLNIEIESKKVMHQ from the coding sequence TTGCAAAAAAAACTCTTATTTTTATTTTTAGGTATTGCCTTTATTTTACTACCATTTGCATTTAAGAGAGAACGATTAAAAGAGTGGCTTCTCGTATTTTTTCTAAAGGGATACGTATCAAGTTTCATTGGAAAATTAGTTGTTAAAAACAAACATATCAGTTATCCAATTCGCTTTATGCCTAAATATTTCAACTCTAGTATTTTATTTGAATATTTACTATTCCCCTTACTATGTGTATTTTATAATCGCACTTCCTTACAATCTAAACCTGTATCCATTATCTTACAATCATTACTTTATAGTACGCCCATGACTATAATTGAGGTTTTATTAGAAAGGTACACAGACCTTATAAAATACAAGAGAAAATGGAATTGGGTCATTACGTATGTCACTTTAGTCATTACATTTTTAGCAGTCCGTATGTTTATGTATGTCACCAGAAAATTGAATATTGAGATAGAGAGCAAGAAAGTTATGCATCAGTAA
- a CDS encoding DUF3231 family protein has translation MSLENIRLTSAELSDTYNTYINDSVSFCLFSHFLEVAEDTEVIPLIEEVLTSSKTHIEQLEDLFTKEGIAIPVGFPIEEHLRPNTPRLFHDTFVLEVIMHLSKFGIASYGAAVSMSARADIRKMFIDYTNQAMQLHDKAKELMQSKGILIRPPYITYMKKIEIVQKQSFIAGFFGKRKSLLAVEISHLFTSAVNNEIGKSLLIGFAQTAQDPEIREYFSHGIKMSKSILSDIHETFTESDLPYSMTWDANVTDSTEAVFSDRFMMMLVNTISALGISMYGAALGASMRKDLLLLYGSFISKAGTFAEDGVNLLIEKGWLEQPPQSEDRDDLITKSEK, from the coding sequence GTGAGCCTGGAAAACATTCGTTTAACAAGTGCAGAGCTTTCAGATACATATAACACCTACATAAATGATAGTGTGTCTTTCTGTTTGTTTTCGCACTTTCTTGAAGTGGCTGAAGACACTGAGGTGATTCCACTTATTGAGGAGGTTCTTACTAGTTCTAAAACCCATATTGAACAGTTGGAAGACCTATTTACTAAGGAAGGAATCGCCATCCCTGTCGGATTTCCTATTGAAGAACATTTAAGACCCAATACACCAAGACTGTTCCATGATACATTTGTATTAGAGGTAATCATGCACCTATCAAAATTCGGGATAGCCTCCTATGGTGCCGCTGTTTCCATGTCTGCTAGAGCAGATATTAGAAAAATGTTTATCGACTATACAAACCAGGCCATGCAGCTTCATGATAAGGCAAAAGAATTAATGCAAAGTAAAGGTATACTCATTCGTCCTCCTTACATTACGTACATGAAGAAAATTGAAATCGTGCAAAAACAATCTTTCATAGCTGGATTCTTTGGCAAAAGGAAAAGCCTTTTAGCAGTTGAGATCTCCCACCTCTTTACAAGTGCTGTTAACAATGAAATAGGAAAATCCCTTTTAATAGGATTTGCTCAAACTGCGCAGGACCCTGAAATACGTGAATATTTCTCACATGGCATCAAGATGTCTAAGAGCATCTTGAGTGACATTCATGAAACATTTACAGAAAGTGATCTCCCTTATTCTATGACCTGGGATGCCAACGTTACCGATTCAACCGAAGCCGTCTTTTCTGACCGATTTATGATGATGCTTGTAAATACAATCTCTGCTCTAGGGATTAGTATGTATGGCGCTGCCTTGGGAGCTTCTATGAGAAAGGACTTACTACTTCTATATGGAAGCTTTATCTCCAAAGCCGGAACCTTCGCAGAGGATGGAGTCAACTTATTAATAGAAAAAGGGTGGCTCGAACAACCACCCCAATCAGAAGACCGGGATGACTTAATAACTAAGAGTGAGAAGTGA
- a CDS encoding LysM peptidoglycan-binding domain-containing protein, with protein MKKATKLLVPALGFGLVFGAVNVSASKTVTVEPGDTYWGIAQGYKDVLVEDMIEANEYEPFTIPVEAEITIPTEDQVTHVIQPGNTLSEIAAVYDGVSVDDLFELNPEIDPNSLTIGSEIVVVDYSNENQKMEDTVPELDVIEVMNEATETIDSIFESASAQHKIPNIESKQELVDYVRSFMSLGFSKWFAENYFEETDEGLYVIPKDGITWLDTESPYKVEEQNEREVKVIQERNTERLGHRNMIYTLRYDGENWIVDTIESEVL; from the coding sequence ATGAAGAAAGCCACAAAGTTATTAGTACCAGCTCTAGGATTTGGACTAGTGTTTGGGGCTGTCAACGTATCAGCATCCAAAACAGTAACGGTAGAGCCAGGTGACACGTATTGGGGAATTGCCCAAGGTTATAAAGATGTTTTGGTAGAAGATATGATAGAAGCAAATGAATATGAGCCGTTCACCATTCCTGTTGAAGCAGAAATAACCATTCCAACAGAAGATCAGGTTACACACGTTATACAACCAGGCAATACACTATCAGAAATTGCAGCAGTCTATGATGGTGTATCAGTAGACGATTTATTTGAATTAAATCCAGAAATTGACCCTAATAGTTTAACGATTGGTTCAGAAATTGTAGTGGTTGATTATAGTAATGAAAATCAAAAGATGGAAGATACTGTTCCAGAACTTGATGTAATTGAGGTAATGAATGAAGCTACGGAAACGATTGATTCTATATTTGAAAGCGCAAGTGCTCAACATAAAATCCCAAATATAGAATCCAAGCAAGAGTTGGTTGATTATGTTCGTTCATTTATGTCACTTGGATTTAGTAAATGGTTTGCCGAAAATTATTTTGAAGAAACAGATGAAGGATTATATGTAATTCCAAAGGATGGAATTACTTGGTTAGACACCGAAAGCCCTTATAAGGTAGAAGAGCAGAACGAAAGAGAAGTTAAGGTTATTCAAGAACGAAATACAGAAAGACTAGGCCACAGAAATATGATCTACACCTTACGTTATGATGGAGAAAATTGGATTGTAGATACAATAGAAAGTGAAGTTTTATAG
- a CDS encoding alpha/beta fold hydrolase — protein MPMLNIDGTTINFTVKGEGIPLVFIHPPTLTSVNFQYQLEELSQYFKVITFDIRGHGKSSYSSTPITYQLIVEDIKRILDHLEIDKAFVCGYSTGGSIVLEFLLTSHHRAFGGVIISGMSEVRDNYLKNKISLGVKLAKAGLVPVLALGISKSNSTNFKLFKKMFTDAKQGDSRNIEQYYACSLHYNCTNRLKNINLPTILIYGKKDEPFHPYAKILHEQLPNNELKFIENVDHRVPTKAANELHTLIRQFVNKHHHVRSF, from the coding sequence ATGCCTATGCTCAATATAGACGGAACTACTATAAATTTTACAGTTAAGGGTGAAGGTATTCCCCTTGTGTTTATTCATCCGCCTACCCTAACATCTGTTAACTTCCAGTACCAACTTGAAGAGTTATCTCAATACTTTAAAGTCATTACTTTCGATATTAGAGGTCACGGAAAAAGTTCATATTCAAGTACACCCATTACCTATCAGCTTATTGTTGAAGATATCAAGCGAATACTGGATCATCTTGAAATTGATAAAGCCTTTGTATGTGGTTATTCTACTGGAGGTTCTATTGTTTTGGAATTCTTATTAACCTCTCATCATCGTGCTTTTGGTGGGGTGATTATTAGTGGAATGTCTGAAGTAAGAGATAACTATCTTAAAAATAAGATTTCGTTAGGAGTTAAACTCGCTAAAGCAGGTTTAGTACCCGTTCTAGCCCTGGGTATTTCAAAGAGCAACTCTACTAATTTTAAGTTATTCAAAAAGATGTTTACTGATGCCAAACAAGGCGATTCTAGAAACATTGAACAATACTACGCTTGTAGCTTGCATTATAATTGCACCAATCGTCTAAAAAATATAAATCTGCCAACCATCTTAATCTATGGTAAAAAGGATGAGCCGTTTCACCCATATGCCAAGATCTTACATGAACAATTACCGAATAATGAATTGAAATTTATTGAAAATGTAGACCATCGGGTACCAACAAAAGCAGCAAATGAATTACATACATTAATACGTCAATTTGTGAACAAACACCATCATGTCCGATCGTTTTAA
- a CDS encoding helix-turn-helix transcriptional regulator, translating into MNKTSYQESKSAFIEKLSFEPFKYGNYTLYTNKNRPELGHLINYSREGYYDLLIADYTMPEDFSLSYNNPELLMRFGVVYEGITQFKMENNPVYTFTPSSFFVLEQDLKVTTTWKKGQHFHGTEITIFEDYFTEVLKPNFTDIIDFQSLLKNYTYTYLPLEITEILGQLQRLNHEHSLTSIYLESKILESIAILINEVTKSKENAFTNQIDYGNIHIGTNRVVKLTFSDIQAIKEAHDILQKNYHNPPTIKALSKKVYLNEQKLKAGFSKLYHTSIGEYINNLRMSLAANLLSTTDLGIEEIAEKVGYNYSTNFTKMFKKTYGKTPLHFRKTK; encoded by the coding sequence ATGAACAAAACATCTTACCAAGAATCTAAATCCGCCTTTATAGAAAAACTATCGTTCGAGCCTTTTAAATATGGAAACTATACGTTATACACGAACAAAAACAGGCCTGAACTTGGACATCTTATTAACTATTCAAGAGAAGGGTATTATGATTTATTGATCGCTGACTATACAATGCCTGAGGATTTTTCGCTGTCCTACAATAATCCGGAGCTACTAATGCGGTTTGGGGTCGTCTACGAGGGAATCACACAGTTTAAGATGGAAAATAATCCGGTATACACATTTACCCCTTCCTCCTTTTTTGTCCTAGAACAAGATCTTAAAGTCACAACAACGTGGAAAAAAGGACAACATTTTCATGGAACAGAAATTACTATATTCGAAGACTATTTTACCGAAGTGTTAAAGCCTAACTTTACAGATATCATCGATTTTCAGTCATTACTCAAAAACTATACGTATACGTACCTCCCATTAGAAATTACTGAAATCCTTGGACAATTACAACGTTTGAATCATGAACATTCATTAACTAGTATCTATTTAGAAAGTAAGATTCTAGAAAGTATCGCTATTTTAATCAATGAAGTGACGAAATCGAAGGAAAATGCCTTCACTAATCAAATTGACTATGGAAATATCCATATCGGTACGAACAGGGTCGTAAAGCTAACCTTTTCTGACATTCAAGCGATAAAAGAAGCACATGACATCCTACAAAAAAATTATCACAATCCCCCTACCATTAAGGCATTAAGTAAAAAGGTCTACCTAAATGAACAAAAATTAAAAGCAGGATTTTCAAAGCTGTACCACACATCCATTGGGGAATATATCAATAACCTAAGAATGTCACTGGCTGCAAACCTTTTATCTACCACCGACTTAGGGATCGAGGAAATAGCTGAAAAAGTTGGGTATAACTACTCTACTAACTTTACGAAAATGTTTAAAAAGACGTATGGGAAAACTCCGTTGCATTTTAGGAAGACGAAATGA
- a CDS encoding DUF3231 family protein — MPEKASITPSELGTLWLTYQEKTMILRMLEYFIAKAEDEKAKDIMTNLYDDLTFYVGKIGSDL; from the coding sequence ATGCCAGAAAAAGCATCCATTACACCTTCAGAATTAGGAACGTTATGGCTTACTTATCAAGAGAAAACAATGATTCTGCGAATGTTAGAGTATTTTATAGCGAAAGCAGAAGATGAAAAAGCCAAAGATATAATGACTAACTTATATGATGACCTTACTTTTTATGTTGGTAAAATAGGTTCAGATCTATGA
- a CDS encoding CBO0543 family protein translates to MLEKFIYRAGIVSSILSFPTLFKHPSYKLWIPFFIWNGFVNVLFNSYLVKTNKVTYPIRFMPKILKINIVYDVLICPYLSIWYCQSTYNDKLPTMIKKLFLWGIPQGAYEILLERKTNSLRFKRGYKWYHSLFLVFIVKILSRVVLESIKPYISKNKFNQ, encoded by the coding sequence TTGCTTGAAAAATTCATATATAGGGCGGGAATTGTAAGTAGTATCCTATCTTTTCCAACATTATTCAAACATCCATCATATAAGCTCTGGATTCCATTCTTTATATGGAACGGATTTGTTAATGTATTGTTTAATTCTTATTTAGTGAAGACAAATAAAGTTACATATCCAATTAGATTTATGCCTAAAATACTTAAAATAAATATTGTTTATGATGTCCTTATTTGTCCATATCTGTCTATATGGTATTGTCAATCCACTTATAACGATAAACTCCCAACTATGATTAAAAAGCTGTTTTTATGGGGAATCCCTCAAGGTGCTTATGAAATATTACTTGAGAGAAAGACTAATTCATTAAGATTTAAGAGAGGATATAAATGGTATCATTCTTTATTTTTAGTATTTATCGTAAAAATATTATCAAGGGTCGTTCTTGAGTCGATCAAACCTTATATCTCTAAGAATAAATTCAACCAATAA
- a CDS encoding small multi-drug export protein, which yields MNMLELAWAYGVVFVLAALPFFEGYGVIALAIIAGLPQIPVILIALFGNILTVLLLILFMNKIREWRRKRKGDEAEKESSKKAIRAQKIWKRYGLPGLAIIGPLIVGSHLTAFMCLTLGGTKKSTSIWMVMSIVIWGLAFAGLTHLGVDFLGYEDKGFFKDLISND from the coding sequence ATGAATATGTTGGAATTGGCTTGGGCGTATGGAGTCGTGTTTGTTTTAGCTGCCCTTCCTTTTTTTGAAGGGTATGGAGTGATAGCATTAGCCATTATTGCTGGGTTACCACAAATACCTGTTATCTTAATAGCATTGTTCGGTAACATCTTAACGGTATTGCTATTAATTCTTTTTATGAACAAAATTAGAGAATGGAGAAGGAAAAGAAAGGGAGACGAAGCAGAGAAAGAATCGAGTAAAAAAGCGATCCGTGCACAAAAAATCTGGAAAAGATATGGATTACCTGGATTAGCCATAATCGGGCCTTTAATTGTGGGCAGTCATCTAACCGCTTTTATGTGTCTTACATTGGGTGGTACAAAGAAAAGTACCTCAATTTGGATGGTGATGAGCATCGTCATTTGGGGCCTTGCATTTGCAGGATTGACTCATTTAGGTGTGGACTTTCTTGGTTATGAAGATAAAGGATTCTTTAAAGATTTAATTTCGAATGATTGA
- a CDS encoding MarR family winged helix-turn-helix transcriptional regulator produces MVETYFPILFNLLRGLDKAMTSELTDSANSVGLTVTELNFIWIIFSEGEPTVSRISELTLLDESTVTQVLTRLKKKKFVTSFKKPDDTRFSYIKLTDIGEEKRKLLMLNNEFTFLAYLQKELESPEGKENIKASIEFLKKVNLRYNGEEFVSWVYSLPEKIKKDLTEL; encoded by the coding sequence TTGGTTGAAACATATTTTCCTATATTATTTAACCTTTTACGCGGGCTTGATAAGGCAATGACCTCAGAATTAACGGATTCAGCTAACAGTGTGGGGTTAACAGTAACTGAGTTGAATTTTATTTGGATCATTTTTAGTGAAGGTGAACCAACCGTTTCAAGGATTTCAGAGTTAACGTTATTGGATGAATCTACCGTTACCCAGGTCCTAACACGTTTAAAGAAAAAAAAGTTTGTGACTAGCTTTAAAAAGCCAGATGATACCCGTTTTTCCTATATTAAATTAACCGATATAGGTGAAGAAAAAAGGAAACTTTTAATGTTAAATAACGAATTTACATTTTTAGCGTATTTGCAAAAAGAATTGGAGTCCCCTGAAGGTAAAGAGAACATCAAAGCATCAATCGAATTTCTGAAGAAAGTAAATCTACGCTATAACGGAGAAGAATTTGTCAGTTGGGTATACAGTCTACCTGAAAAAATCAAAAAGGACTTAACTGAGTTATAG
- a CDS encoding DUF3231 family protein, whose amino-acid sequence MPKSVKFVKDNSYLGGLAINPFSQKRTLNLVEVAHLHKAIESNLTGTQMILGFGQCANDAEVKKFFNEGAELAKGIIKELSEVMIEVDLSIPQTPGGNATDSTVAPFSDKLMMYCTSLFCSFSMGSNSLGTAFSLRNDLSAKMGIFMKDIFEYAHKGAKIMIKNGWMEEPPQVENRK is encoded by the coding sequence ATGCCAAAATCAGTAAAGTTTGTTAAAGACAATAGCTATCTTGGTGGACTAGCCATAAATCCATTTAGTCAAAAAAGAACCTTGAATTTGGTAGAGGTCGCTCATCTTCATAAAGCGATTGAATCAAACCTGACAGGAACACAAATGATTTTAGGTTTTGGGCAGTGTGCAAATGATGCGGAGGTAAAGAAATTTTTTAATGAGGGTGCAGAACTTGCTAAAGGCATAATAAAAGAATTAAGCGAAGTGATGATTGAAGTAGATTTATCCATTCCACAAACGCCAGGAGGAAATGCAACTGATTCAACAGTAGCTCCATTTTCCGATAAGTTAATGATGTATTGTACAAGCCTTTTTTGTAGCTTTTCTATGGGAAGTAATTCACTCGGTACTGCTTTTAGTTTACGAAATGACTTGTCCGCAAAAATGGGAATCTTCATGAAAGATATTTTTGAATATGCCCATAAGGGTGCGAAAATCATGATCAAAAACGGTTGGATGGAAGAGCCACCTCAAGTGGAGAATCGTAAATAA